CTATCTGAATGATCTAATTCCAATTTTTCAAGGATATTTAGAAATTGATCGATTGCAATGAATTTTGGtttgtaggtacatcatgggtcACCCGTTACTCTTATAACCTCACTTTAACGTTTGTAACAAAATGGTTGTCATTACCTGGTCTTtaattggtccaaattaagatacagcggaacttcgttaactcgaactcgaataccccgcttaactcgaagtacctcgtcggtcccggccgaattctctctttatcttagtaaagaaaactcggaaaactcgaactcggaaaactcgaaaaactcggataatacgaagtgaaaatttggtcccatcaataaaaatcctatcagaaatgatcgaataactcgaagtataattttcgtcgatcggtggtaaacgccgacattttttgagagctaaattccgtttgtaataccgaacatatcggcactactaacctacatgctattataagtgtttcataatttttcataaaagaaattgtcggttgaatcttataacaacaagtcttggtgataaaaagtactgctttacttacatcaggtaatttcctaaggcggtcgccgatattagtacacacgatagtcaacaactcatttacccgttcgctcaagcggaactaatctctgacacaccggtagatctacccggctgatgtttttacaggtgtagaaatgacacagtcaccggcgcctattaaatctttaaactgctgaaacaatagcgtaattactgccgaggtgttcagagtacaactgtaacggtcagtgctgtctattaaatcagataaaacgccaactcagttacagtaacattttatacgcacatgcgcagcccaacttccggtgctaatacacatggaaatggcgtggttatcaataaaaagtaagtaggccgatcaaacagtattttatatatgtccaataaaaggtaatggttctgttacgttttgcatgcaatttgtgttaaacttaaacggttatttgttttgacatgaataacttgttattttgtcgaattccgttttatcgtttaccttttgcaaacatgacttgcacatcagatcgttattgaagtgactaagtgaaagaaactttatcgtgactgtatatcggcaaaactacaccaaattacaagtaacataacgaaacattacatatatatttacatgtattgaccagtcttcagactaaactgatgagcgacagagcgaagttataatgattatataatgttgacaaatattgaccaaacttttcaccaaaaatgataactcgcttaattcgaacactcggaaaactcgaaattttttcgtggtcccgtcgacttcgagttaacgaagttccactgtatattatccatctgattttaatgacatttgatatgtatatagatacatcatgggacaccagTCTTTCTCTTAAactcattttcacatttcaacaaaatggtTGCCATTTCCTGgactctgattggtccaaacttagtttgtctgattttgatgaaatttgctGTGTAAGTACATCTGTGGACACCTGTGATACTTGTAACCTCatattcacatttaaacaagatacccatggggcctgtatcgctcaccttgttggatttgaccaaatgtcaaaataatgttcatgttcaatttgttaatacatatacaaaaatgtactctctgaaagaccatatggattatttttacaccgtaatggtgtttaaagaaactaagtcccttagggtggggaaaaccctttggcctatttttacataagaattgtgtttatcccttaatgcccagcgatactatacatagttatgggattgagggtcacagtaaccatttatgcaaaatctgttcccccatcaccacggatgtttctgaccaaattgggttcaaatccatttaaaactcaaatctctatttcccctatttggcccctaccttcaggccccttgggggtcaaagtcaatatttatataaactccctttcccccttcccctaaggatattccagaccaaatttggttcaaatccattcataactttatgaaaaatagcaatttaaaggataaacccctatttccctatttggccccgcccctcaggcccctgagggtacagagtaaaaatttatccaaactcggttccccttctctcaaggatgttcttgaccaaatttggttaaaatccatttaacactttatggcaaatagcaatgtaaagactaatctctatttcccctatttggccccgcccctcaggcccctcaatatttatacaaactctttctcCCTTAATCTCTGGAcgttcctgaccaaatttagttaaaatccattcgtaacttaataattaatagcgatttaaaggattaacccctattttccctatcggaccccactcctcagtcccctggggattcagagtaaaaatttataccaactcggttcgctttctccaatgaatattcctgaccatatttggttaaaatccatttaaaactttatgactagtagcaattaaaagactaatctctatttcccctaattggccccgcctcttaggcccctaggggtacagagtaaaaattcatataaactctgttccccctcccctcaaggatgttcctgaccaaatttggtgaaaagctattcaatactttaggactagtaacgatttaaaggagtaaccctatttcccctatttggccccgcccctcaggcccctgggggttcagagtaaaaatttatagtatatatatagtagtagcaatttaaagaaaaagttgacggacaccggacgacggacgacggacgacggacgctgcaccatggcataagctcaccggcccttcgggccaggtgagctaataaaatgGCCTCCATTAACTGGCCTCTGCTTGGTCCAAATTAAGATGtggtattttgatgaaatttgataatggTGCAGGTACACAATGGGACACTGTTTACTCTCATCACCTCACTTAAACGTTTTAACAAATTTGTCGCCATTTTTACTGACCACTGATTGGTTAACATTAAGATATTGTCGGATTTCAATGagatttggtatgtaggtacataatTGGACACCGGTCACTCTTGTAGGCTCACTTTCGCATTTAACGAAATGGCCGCCTTTTCAatgcctctgattggtccaatttaagatattgtccgattttgatgacatttgatatgcaggtacatcatgggacagcagttactcttgtaacctctctttcacattttaacaatatGGCCGCCAATTGCTGGCGTCTAATTGgtcaaaattaagatattgtgcGATTACgattaaatttggtatgtaggtgtATTAGGGGACATGGGTATCGTTGCCATGTGAACAACACAGtcttttattggtcgaaatgtatatatcaagcggttttgatgaaaaccgTGCTGAAAaggagttatcgcccctcactacacttcattctttatgtgacactcctttaggtgtcaccaCACTAGTAAATGTAGTAGAGAATATTTAGTAATATCGGGTAGCTTTGGATAAAATTGGGCAGTATTGGGTAGAAACGAGAATGTATGATACCCTTTggtataaaaacaataaaagtcaGTGATGATTTAAgtcttataaaatatatctttgaaatcgACATGGTACTATAATTCTATAGTAGCCAAGTATTTGTTGTGTTGATGAAACCAACCCAGATATGTTTACGGCGGTATAACAAATACCTTTTcttttaatattcattttaagatacatatacatgtatattcaagaaaaaaaattcatctgAGTATCTGTGATTTTACGTATATATATTCTAGCATAtcattttaaagtgaaatgaTTGCATTTTCTCCTAACGAAGCTGATAACAGTCATGATATCGCTCTTATATTTTACTAACACTCTTCTGAGGTATCGGGATATTTTCTGCAAACAATTCACATCACTGAATTGGCGTGGAcaaaatttgaaagatatttCGGGACATCAAAGAGTGACGTGTGAATTCCTAGCATGTCACATATTTTAAGGAGTTCCGATTTTGCGTGTTGTAAGTCATGCTGAACAATTGCAACATTGCAAATTGCCACGGTATTTTGGGTGTTACTGTTTTTACAGTCAAAGAACTTCGTACCGAAGAATTGAATTTTACCAGAATGGATCAGTTCATCAATTTTTGTCCCGAATTCTTGTTTGCGCAGAAGATGTTGGTGTACAGGCAAAGCACACGTGATACCCATAATGTGGACGTTTGATTTTTCTGACGGAACTGGCGGTCGGATTCCAGCGGCAATAAACATAACATACCAAAGCGGATCAAATCCGAACAATTATATGTCCAGTTTCGGACATAATCCCCATTCATTCGCCCATTGATCTCTAGCAGCTTCGGACCTGTGGACGTAAATTTCATCTCCACGCTGAAAACGCCGTTACGGAGGCCGATATCAATACAACAGTGTGATGCTGCTTTCCTAAGTTGCGCGGCTTTGGAGGGAGGTAGACATGTCGGCATTGACATAGACGTTTCCAGAAAGGATCCTTTTCTTGTAGGACCATTGTCTGAAACAATGGCGGCGATGACTTCTCCTTGATACAAGATCACATCTATGTCATGTTCAGTGCCCTCAAAATATTCCATAATTATCATTGAATTCCTGGCTGCCAGACCATTGCTTATTTTCTTACCCAGACGTTCATATTCATCTTCGTTCTGAATCATCTCAACTCCATTCCCGCGCGTGCCAGTATCCGGTTTACAAACCGCCGGGAGTTTAACCATTTCTGAGGCAGATCTCAGTGATTCTGCGCATGTGATCTGAACAAATAGTCC
The sequence above is a segment of the Pecten maximus unplaced genomic scaffold, xPecMax1.1, whole genome shotgun sequence genome. Coding sequences within it:
- the LOC117318304 gene encoding carnosine synthase 1-like, encoding MPHPIKMEMVLDKSILPETEKHLLENKTILVLGDEQINRKWIRSTLTNYGVKLVLVQTKSDITPPVDVCTYIEYDFTDHRQDETHADRIAQILTALELSINGCCTFTDECGPLAAYLCERLELTGGAGVLGTTNVRSKSSTHMYLQKETNGVRQFPRTYEYTGLFVQITCAESLRSASEMVKLPAVCKPDTGTRGNGVEMIQNEDEYERLGKKISNGLAARNSMIIMEYFEGTEHDIDVILYQGEVIAAIVSDNGPTRKGSFLETSMSMPTCLPPSKAAQLRKAASHCCIDIGLRNGVFSVEMKFTSTGPKLLEINGRMNGDYVRNWTYNCSDLIRFGMLCLLPLESDRQFRQKNQTSTLWVSRVLCLYTNIFCANKNSGQKLMN